A region from the Leishmania panamensis strain MHOM/PA/94/PSC-1 chromosome 20 sequence genome encodes:
- a CDS encoding hypothetical protein (TriTrypDB/GeneDB-style sysID: LpmP.20.5870) codes for MWRTSCAARSKGLSPYAQALKQVALKGVVAIGPSAKEMEIDMYRRGTLPADYRPPVQGKWDDTIERWAYAWQFPAEEEGDDVVTSVEKNDKAMQDLLEFGSRLASSPPSTVPKSGRHSTTYTVPLSATEQLHLLVPSQKYDVLEDDLNDLSGTPDEKTRPVMAVEQFSEEMNIPIAYLDDESERTNASKELSVIMSGAGLDFTEEGLVVALSALARQHYYDAARAIFLFAAEVGLGPNAEMYKALMKHSSSQGKVNDSMALIEEMKTRGITPRIGNWHELMRSFHNAGDYSAVAQIVDNMKMYANIEPNEVTFALQLRALSKDTLQMNSLAESIQLFDQMENVYGFIAARPHYDALMFSLSQSPLPEMRLRCEELAQKMELMGIPWNATTFLNLIRASQVVGDVDAVERYLAKMRDDRVPVSMLHLSWAVQAHVQRLIRADYEQMKEQKNDIYAMWLEHMNTCFGIYELVVRRGWEMQVPFVNALLRLCCQTTILSIEHLPDNASAIGKFEEQANKIWADTFEEWHLKKDVYSYECYIALLAHQQRINEAEKLFQQMVLQEDLVPSRRTYECLIFMHLSSGEEGGAARALHYLEAMENARLPVRASLLKKIVRVNNAAGYKRDMKRRARRIMQAREEYLSRRQEGIEFPLQPSPEVAVVPAEGEAEMVAQPLPVPADTTLAWWEQWKKMTVSKHELFAEENADGTPKGETFDEKNAALAQLGINSAFKTPADVPALNKQQLLPKIRQQEGEVAGSLWALDGGELAYPKNGGGPDGWGVRLWRERAVVKQAYQAVLDGKAAVPDFSEMGKAVRVAGDQLDIEESGATNPGELADWRKYPQHRYDDGSMKPVSEIAHAVPPSAEFVWQGEQRDSLAPYKSDAEIALESDNTFYAQVNDEATSKTKALVEVLQNKEEDVVKLTSQGPTRKSKYDYLEKWRDMYRHGTLEAPEAPTVRFGRSPDDHHDSLASSVRDWYRRNKKTPATQAQLQRWEAEEVRSSEERSSKKALQRNKCRRQRPR; via the coding sequence ATGTGGCGCACATCATGCGCGGCGCGCTCGAAGGGACTATCCCCCTATGCGCAGGCGCTGAAGCAGGTGGCGCTCAAAGGTGTCGTAGCGATTGGCCCCAGTGCAAAGGAGATGGAGATCGATATGTACAGGAGGGGAACGCTCCCTGCCGACTACCGACCACCTGTGCAAGGCAAATGGGATGACACCATTGAGCGTTGGGCCTATGCATGGCAGTTTccagccgaggaggagggtgacgACGTGGTTACCTCGGTGGAAAAGAATGACAAGGCTATGCAAGACCTACTCGAGTTCGGGTCTCGCCTTGCGAGCTCCCCACCGTCAACGGTACCCAAGTCGGGCCGCCACTCCACCACATACACAGTGCCTCTGTCTGCGactgagcagctgcacctcctggtGCCTTCGCAGAAGTATGACGTGCTGGAGGACGACCTCAACGATCTGAGTGGCACTCCGGATGAAAAGACGCGGCcagtgatggcggtggagcaATTCTCGGAAGAGATGAACATTCCGATAGCCTACCTTGATGACGAGTCGGAACGCACAAATGCTAGCAAAGAGTTGAGTGTCATCATGAGCGGTGCAGGTTTGGATTTCACCGAGGAGGGCCTTGTGGTCGCCCTCTCTGCTCTTGCTAGGCAGCACTACTACGATGCGGCACGCGCCATTTTCCTCTTTGCCGCCGAGGTGGGTCTTGGGCCTAACGCGGAGATGTACAAGGCGCTAATGAAGCACTCGTCTTCACAAGGAAAGGTGAATGACTCTATGGCGCTCATCGAGGAAATGAAGACGCGCGGCATCACGCCACGCATTGGCAACTGGCACGAGCTCATGCGCTCGTTCCACAACGCGGGGGACTACTCCGCCGTGGCGCAGATTGTCGACAACATGAAGATGTACGCGAATATTGAGCCAAATGAAGTTACCTttgccctgcagctgcgtgcgtTAAGCAAGGACACATTGCAGATGAACTCCCTGGCGGAGTCGATTCAGCTCTTTGACCAAATGGAGAACGTGTATGGCTTCATCGCTGCACGGCCACACTACGACGCGCTCATGTTCTCCTTAAGCCAGAGCCCGCTTCCAGAAATGCGACTCCGCTGCGAAGAGCTGGCGCAGAAGATGGAGCTCATGGGCATTCCCTGGAACGCCACGACATTTCTTAACCTGATCCGTGCATCGCAGGTTGTCGGTGATGTCGACGCGGTGGAGCGGTACCTCGCAAAAATGCGCGACGACCGTGTTCCGGTCAGCATGCTTCACCTTTCCTGGGCTGTTCAGGCGCACGTGCAGCGTCTCATCCGTGCCGACTACGAGCAGAtgaaggagcagaagaaCGACATTTACGCCATGTGGCTCGAGCATATGAACACCTGCTTCGGCATATACGAGctggtggtgcgccgcggGTGGGAAATGCAAGTCCCTTTTGTAAATGCTCTTCTGCGTCTATGCTGCCAGACCACGATTCTGAGCATCGAGCATCTTCCCGACAATGCGAGCGCGATCGGTAAGTTTGAGGAACAGGCAAACAAGATCTGGGCCGACACGTTCGAGGAGTGGCACCTTAAAAAGGATGTGTACAGCTACGAGTGCTATATCGCTCTGCTcgcccaccagcagcgcatcaacgaggcggagaagctgtTCCAGCAGATGGTCCTGCAGGAGGACTTGGTGCCTAGCCGACGGACCTATGAATGCCTCATCTTCATGCATCTCTCCTCTGGTGAagagggcggcgccgcgcgggCGTTGCACTACCTGGAGGCAATGGAAAATGCCAGGCTTCCGGTACGTGCGTCGCTTCTCAAGAAGATTGTCCGCGTGAACAATGCTGCCGGGTACAAGCGAGACATGAAACGACGGGCACGTCGCATCATGCAAGCCCGTGAGGAGTACCTTTCGCGGAGGCAGGAGGGAATAGAGTTTCCATTGCAGCCCTCGCCAGAGGTGGCGGTTGTCCCCgcggaaggagaagcagaaatGGTTGCGCAGCCTCTACCCGTTCCCGCTGACACAACGCTGGCATGGTGGGAGCAGTGGAAAAAGATGACAGTTAGCAAGCACGAGCTATTCGCCGAGGAGAACGCTGATGGCACGCCAAAGGGCGAGACGTTTGATGAGAAGAACGCCGCTCTCGCGCAGTTAGGCATCAACTCCGCCTTCAAGACTCCTGCTGATGTTCCGGCGCTGAACAAGCAACAGCTTCTACCGAAGATACGGcagcaggagggggaggttgCTGGTAGCTTGTGGGCGCTGGACGGCGGTGAGCTCGCTTACCCAAAGAATGGGGGTGGCCCAGATGGCTGGGGGGTGCGACTCTGGCGCGAGCGTGCGGTTGTAAAACAGGCGTACCAGGCTGTTCTGGACGgcaaagcagcggtgccggaCTTCTCTGAGATGGGTAAGGCAGTGCGGGTGGCTGGTGACCAGCTAGACATTGAAGAGAGCGGGGCCACCAACCCCGGCGAGCTGGCAGATTGGCGGAAGTACCCGCAGCATCGAtacgacgacggcagcatgAAGCCAGTGAGTGAAATAGCGCacgcggtgccgccgtcggCTGAGTTTGTGTGGCAAGGAGAACAACGAGACTCGTTAGCACCATACAAAAGCGATGCAGAGATCGCGCTAGAGTCGGACAACACTTTCTACGCGCAAGTGAACGACGAAGCTACAAGTAAGACGAAAGCCCTCGTTGAGGTTCTACAGaacaaggaggaggacgtggTGAAACTGACCAGTCAAGGCCCCACACGCAAGTCCAAATACGACTACCTGGAGAAGTGGCGTGATATGTACCGGCACGGCACTCTCGAGGCACCAGAAGCCCCCACGGTTCGCTTTGGCCGTTCGCCGGACGACCATCATGACTCCCTCGCATCCAGTGTGCGAGACTGGTACCGACGCAACAAGAAGACCCCTGCcacacaggcgcagctgcagcgttgggaggcagaggaggtgcggaGCAGTGAGGAGCGCTCGTCGAAAAAGGCCCTGCAGCGAAACAAATGCCGGCGACAGCGCCCTCGGTGA
- a CDS encoding hypothetical protein (TriTrypDB/GeneDB-style sysID: LpmP.20.5880), with translation MSRVADNINVVTEGGAPVSNGEENLPFLARVINHVLTPGSSLSPIVWISFNMVMLGLFGVWLMFVVAMPTNIHVWAFGFLGVGLTASTNWLMKIIFSSGLDFASQQQREAVVKESKDRKND, from the coding sequence ATGTCTAGGGTAGCGGACAATATCAACGTCGTCACCGAGGGCGGCGCACCTGTGTCGAATGGCGAGGAAAACCTTCCGTTTCTTGCGCGTGTGATCAACCACGTTCTTACGCCAGGctcttcgctgtcgccgaTCGTGTGGATCAGCTTTAATATGGTTATGCTAGGCCTCTTCGGTGTCTGGCTCATGTTTGTAGTCGCTATGCCCACGAACATTCACGTCTGGGCTTTTGGCTTCCTAGGGGTGGGCCTGACGGCCTCCACGAATTGGCTCATGAAGATCATCTTCAGCTCTGGTTTGGACTTtgcctcgcagcagcagcgtgaggcAGTGGTGAAGGAAAGCAAGGACCGGAAGAATGATTAG
- a CDS encoding aminoacylase, putative (TriTrypDB/GeneDB-style sysID: LpmP.20.5850): MPPILTPVQPPITSPPPLPLPPSIFEPSQLSKRFYSSLLSSTLSAYSSVIYISIMASLISDLIKAVQPEVVQWRRHIHEHPYVAYEEQPTADYVADLLSCMPAPLDIRRLTPNSVVADLRGGAGEGPMYALRADMDALPLQEESGEPFSSKRPGVMHACGHDAHTAMLLGAVKVLCQMRDRIRGTVRFILQHAEEVSPSGAKQLVGLGVLDGVSMIFGLHVDAMRPSGSIWCRVGTIMGACNDFDIVIRGAGGHASQPELCVDPIHIASEVVANLQSVVSRRVSALKAPVLSVTHIAGGTGAYNVIPDSVHMRGTLRCLDRDTQACVPGLMEEMIAGITKAHGAQYELSWVEPVTVTYNDPKAYEVAVQASRDTLGEENYHVLENPKFGVEDFSEYTTVIPGCYILLGAKPFGDARFSPAHSSTFRIDEDAFLHGIGFHVNVIRILMIDS; encoded by the coding sequence ATGCCACCAATTTTAACTCCTGTCCAACCACCCATaacctcacctccccccctccctcttcccccttccatCTTTGAACCTTCACAGCTGTCGAAAAGGTTCTACAGCTCTTTGTTATCGTCTACCCTATCAGCATACTCCAGTGTCATCTACATATCAATCATGGCGTCATTGATAAGCGACCTGATTAAGGCTGTGCAACCTGAGGtggtgcagtggcgccgccacATCCACGAGCATCCATATGTTGCATATGAGGAGCAGCCCACCGCCGACTACGTGGCGGACCTCCTCAGCTGCATGCCCGCGCCGCTGGACATTCGTCGGCTGACGCCGAACAGCGTCGTGGCGGACCTTCggggtggcgctggcgaggGCCCCATGTACGCCCTGCGCGCCGACATGgatgcactgccgctgcaggaggagagcggcgagccCTTCAGCTCGAAGCGGCCAGGCGTGATGCACGCGTGCGGCCACGATGCGCACACGGCGATGCTGCTTGGCGCAGTGAAGGTGCTGTGCCAGATGCGCGACCGCATCCGTGGCACCGTTCGCTTTATTCTCCAGCACGCCGAGGAGGTGTCCCCGAGCGGGGCGAAGCAGCTGGTGGGGCTTGGGGTGCTGGATGGCGTGTCCATGATCTTTGGACTGCATGTCGATGCCATGCGCCCCTCTGGGTCAATCTGGTGTCGTGTAGGTACGATTATGGGTGCCTGCAACGACTTCGACATTGTGATTCGCGGTGCGGGCGGCCATGCCTCGCAGCCGGAGCTGTGTGTCGATCCCATTCACATTGCCTCCGAGGTAGTGGCAAACCTCCAGTCCGTTGTATCCCGTCGCGTGAGTGCGCTGAAGGCTCCTGTGCTGAGCGTCACGCATATCGCGGGCGGCACCGGTGCGTATAACGTGATTCCAGACTCTGTGCACATGCGCGGCACGCTGCGCTGTCTCGACCGCGACACTCAGGCCTGCGTCCCTGGCCTGATGGAGGAGATGATCGCCGGCATCACAAAGGCGCATGGCGCCCAGTACGAGCTGAGCTGGGTGGAACCCGTCACTGTGACGTACAACGACCCGAAGGCGTACGAGGTTGCTGTGCAAGCTTCTCGGGATACACTCGGTGAGGAGAACTACCATGTTCTTGAAAACCCTAAGTTTGGTGTGGAGGACTTCTCCGAATATACCACCGTCATTCCGGGCTGCTATATTCTTCTTGGGGCAAAGCCATTTGGCGATGCGAGGTTTTCACCGGCACACAGCTCCACGTTTCGAATCGACGAGGACGCTTTTTTGCACGGAATCGGGTTCCACGTGAATGTTATCCGCATTCTGATGATTGACTCGTAA
- a CDS encoding aminoacylase, putative (TriTrypDB/GeneDB-style sysID: LpmP.20.5860), translating into MQPIISLIAAVQPEVVQWRRHIHEHPYVAYEEQPTADYVADLLSCMPAPLDIRRLTPNSVVADLRGGAGEGPMYALRADMDALPLQEESGEPFSSKRPGVMHACGHDAHTAMLLGAVKVLCQMRDRIRGTVRFIFQHAEEVSPSGAKQLVGLGVLDGVSMIFGLHVAAEYPVGIISTRQGTLYGACNDFDIVIRGAGGHASQPELCVDPIHIASEVVANLQSVVSRRVSALKAPVLSVTHIAGGTGAYNVIPDSVHMRGTLRCLDRDTQACVPGLMEEMIAGITKAHGAQYELSWLEPNIVTYNDPKAYEVVKSVAEEMVSKDAFVVKAEPMFGVEDFSEYVAVIPGCFSLVGIRDEVFGSVYTEHSAKFKIAEPALKNGVMMHVGTIMKLMVE; encoded by the coding sequence ATGCAGCCCATCATCTCActcatcgctgctgtgcagcctgaggtggtgcagtggcgccgccacATCCACGAGCATCCATATGTTGCATATGAGGAGCAGCCCACCGCCGACTACGTGGCGGACCTCCTCAGCTGCATGCCCGCGCCGCTGGACATTCGTCGGCTGACGCCGAACAGCGTCGTGGCGGACCTTCggggtggcgctggcgaggGCCCCATGTACGCCCTGCGCGCCGACATGgatgcactgccgctgcaagaggagagcggcgagccCTTCAGCTCGAAGCGGCCAGGCGTGATGCACGCGTGCGGCCACGATGCGCACACGGCGATGCTGCTTGGCGCAGTGAAGGTGCTGTGCCAGATGCGCGACCGCATCCGTGGCACCGTTCGCTTTATTTTCCAGCACGCCGAGGAGGTGTCCCCGAGTGGGGCGAAGCAGCTGGTGGGGCTTGGGGTGCTGGATGGCGTGTCCATGATCTTTGGACTGCATGTCGCTGCGGAGTACCCTGTTGGCATCATCTCGACGCGACAAGGTACGCTCTACGGTGCCTGCAACGACTTCGACATTGTGATTCGCGGTGCGGGCGGCCATGCCTCGCAGCCGGAGCTGTGTGTCGATCCCATTCACATTGCCTCCGAGGTAGTGGCAAACCTCCAGTCCGTTGTATCCCGTCGCGTGAGTGCGCTGAAGGCTCCTGTGCTGAGCGTCACGCATATCGCGGGCGGCACCGGTGCGTATAACGTGATTCCAGACTCTGTGCACATGCGCGGCACGCTGCGCTGTCTCGACCGCGACACTCAGGCCTGCGTCCCTGGCCTGATGGAGGAGATGATCGCCGGCATCACAAAGGCGCATGGCGCCCAGTACGAGCTGAGCTGGCTGGAGCCCAACATTGTGACGTACAACGACCCGAAGGCGTACGAAGTGGTGAAGAGCGTTGCTGAGGAAATGGTTAGTAAAGACGCATTTGTTGTCAAAGCGGAACCAATGTTCGGTGTAGAGGACTTCTCCGAATACGTCGCTGTAATCCCAGGGTGCTTCTCACTGGTGGGCATCCGTGATGAGGTATTTGGTTCCGTCTACACGGAGCACAGCGCGAAGTTCAAGATTGCGGAGCCAGCCTTGAAGAACGGAGTGATGATGCATGTGGGCACCATTATGAAGTTGATGGTGGAGTGA